The proteins below come from a single Marinobacter bohaiensis genomic window:
- a CDS encoding enoyl-ACP reductase FabI — MGILKGKRALIVGVASKHSIAHGIAESFHQQGAELAFTYQNEKLQSRVEGFAKEWGSELTFPCDVANDQEIEAVFTELGKHWDKVDIIIHAVGFAPQNELHGNYVDVTTREGFKIAHDISSYSFVALAKAARGMLSDDGALLTLSYLGAERVLPNYNVMGLAKASLEANVRYMAASLGADGVRVNGISAGPIKTLAASGIKSFRRMLQENANRAPLKRNVTTEEVGNTAAFLCSNMASGITGEIVYVDAGFNITGMGALEE, encoded by the coding sequence ATGGGAATCCTTAAAGGTAAGCGCGCCCTCATCGTCGGCGTGGCCAGCAAGCATTCAATCGCCCACGGCATCGCCGAGAGCTTCCACCAGCAAGGCGCAGAACTGGCATTCACTTACCAGAATGAAAAGCTCCAGTCCCGCGTCGAGGGTTTCGCCAAGGAATGGGGCAGTGAGCTCACCTTCCCCTGTGATGTGGCCAACGACCAGGAAATCGAAGCGGTATTCACCGAGCTGGGCAAGCACTGGGACAAGGTGGACATCATCATCCACGCGGTCGGCTTCGCGCCGCAAAACGAGCTGCACGGTAACTATGTGGACGTCACCACCCGCGAAGGCTTCAAGATCGCCCACGACATCAGCTCCTACAGCTTTGTCGCCCTGGCCAAGGCTGCGCGCGGCATGCTCAGCGACGACGGCGCGCTGCTGACACTGAGCTACCTGGGCGCCGAACGCGTTCTGCCGAACTACAACGTGATGGGTCTGGCCAAGGCGTCGCTGGAAGCGAACGTGCGCTACATGGCGGCCAGTCTGGGTGCCGACGGCGTCCGCGTGAACGGCATTTCCGCCGGTCCGATCAAGACCCTGGCGGCTTCCGGCATCAAGAGTTTCCGCCGTATGCTGCAGGAAAACGCCAACCGCGCGCCGCTCAAGCGTAACGTCACGACCGAGGAAGTGGGCAACACCGCCGCTTTCCTGTGTTCGAACATGGCCAGCGGCATCACCGGGGAAATCGTCTACGTGGACGCCGGCTTCAACATCACCGGCATGGGCGCGCTGGAAGAATAA